ATCCTAAAAGAAAGGCTTAGGGACGCTAAGAAGCGCAGGGATTTTCTGGGCCATCACTACTTTAGGGAAAGGGCAGTCGAGTTCAGCAATCGCGCCGGCCGCGACAAGATGATAGCGGAACTTCACAATGACGGTGATATATTTGAAGCGATCGATCGTGATCTTTACGCTGAATTGGCACCAATCCGTGAGAAGCTTGGAATGGCCGGTGAAAAGTTCAAAAAGTATCTCGCGCAGTTTTATGCTACACATGGCGTGGGGCCTTTGACCGACTAACCGTTGCAGTCAATGTGTGCACAAGAATCTTTTTTTTTGGGGGGGGTGAAATGGCTTGGTCTGAGGGGTTAGCACTAGGAAGTCCTGCCTATCAAATTGCAGCGTCAAATAATCTCCGTGTGCGCGTTGTGGCAGGTCCCGGCACGGGTAAATCGTTCGCGATGAAACGTCGGGTGGCACGGCTCTTGGAACAAGGAATCCCGCCAGCGTCAATCCTGCCGGTTACGTTTACTCGTGTCGCCGCAGAAGACCTCCATCGTGAGTTAATCAGTATGGACGTGGTAGGTAGCGACAGATTGACGGGCGTTACACTCCATAGTCTTGCCATGCGGATGCTGATGCGAAATCACGTGCTAGGCGCAACTGGCAGAGTGCCACGGCCACTCAACGACTTTGAACTGGAACCGCTCATTTGCGACTTGATGGGCGCACATGGAGGAAAAAAGACGGTAAAGAAGTTCAAGCAAGCGTATGAGGCGGCTTGGGCTCGACTACAACATGAGCAGCCGGGATATGTCCTCGATCCTGCAGACGCGGCATTTCAACAGGACCTACTAAATTGGCTCCACTTTCATCGCGCTATGCTAATCGGCGAGGTGATCCCTCAGTTATATCAGTACCTCCGAAACAACCCGGCAGCGCAGGAGCGCACGGAGTTCCAGCACATATTAGTTGATGAGTATCAGGACCTCAACCGTGCGGAACAATCGGTCATCGAGCTTCTTTCTGATGAGGCTCACGTCTGCATTGTCGGCGACGATGACCAGTCGATCTACAGCTTCAAGCATGCTCATCCAGACGGTATTCGCGAATGGCTCGTTGCAAATTCCGACGCGGATGATCTTGGGCTAGATGATTGTCGCCGTTGCCCGACTTGCGTCGTAGAGATGGCCAACAACCTAATCGGCCACAACCAAATCAGACCAGTCCCTCGAGCGCTGGTCTCGCTGCCCGCCAATGGGCCGGGCGATGTCCGGATTATTCAATACCAGTCGCTCGCAAATGAGGTGAACGGCGTTGCGAACATCATCGCGGGGATGGTTACGAACGGTACGCCACCCGGCGACATACTGGTGCTTGCGCAGCGTGGCGTGATCGGAACGCCGATCTATGAGGCGCTTGTCGCCCTACAGATCCCAGTGCGGTCTTACTATGCGGAAGCGGAACTTGACGCATTAGAAGCTCGCCGCGCGTTCGCGAAGCTGAAACTGCTTATCGACAGAGACGACCGTGTCGCCCTGCGATGGCTGGTCGGAATTGATGGCAATAATTGGCACGCGGCAGGCTACCGTCGTGTGCGCGACCATTGCGAGGCTTCCGGTCTGACGCCGTGGTATGTGCTAGAGCAGATCGCAGCGGGAAACCTTTCTTTGCCTCATACTGGCGGCATCGTCGTCGCTTTCAATGACCTCGTAATGGAACTGACGGCGTTGGAGGCGCTTCCGGACTTAGCTTCTATCGTCGATGAGCTATTCCCGGATGGGCAAACCACAACACGTGACATCCGGCAACTGTCGATCGACATTCTTGCCGAAATGGATATGGAAGAAGGCGCTGAAGGTGAGGAAATCAATGGCGAGTTCCTGGCACGGCTTCAAGAAGCGATAAACCAGCCCGACATCCCTTCGGAAATCCAAGACGTGCGGATCATGAGCCTTCACAAGAGCAAAGGGCTTAGCGCGCCTGTCACGATCATCGCGGGCTGCATTCAAGGCTTACTCCCAAAGCAGCCCGACAACGCACTTCCCGCTGCCCAGCAAGTCCTAGCAATGGAAGAGCAACGGCGGCTGTTCTATGTTGGCATCACGCGGGTAAAAGCAGCGCCAAATGCTGGCAAGCCGGGCACGCTGATTCTGAGCTACTCACAGACAATGCCGGTGGCATCTGCCCTTGGGGCAGGCATCACGCCTGCGCAGACGCAGTATGGCATCGCGTCTCTTCACGCGAGCCAATTTATCGCCGAGTTAGGTCCGGCAGCGCCGCAGCCAATCGCAGGCTAGGACATTGGCGACACGTGATGAACTCTACGCAAAGTTCGGCATAACGGCGGAAGCCGCACAGCTATTCGAGGTTGAACTAGGCTCTCTGCTTCTCTGCGCCCGCGCGATCGAACAAGACTGGAGTTTTAAAGCTGACCCCGATAAGGCGCGAAAGCTTCTTCGCGACATCGACCGGAGCACGCTAGGCCACCTGCTTCGCAGCTTGGAAAAATGCGTAGTGCTTGACGATGGATTGGCTGACCGCTTCGCGTCCGCGCTGCACACGCGGAACAGGTTGTTTCATCGCTTCTATGAATCCCACAACTTCAAAATCCAGACCGACGCAGGGCGTGATGGTATGATGTCTGACCTTGAGGCGATGCATGTCGAGCTTTTCAACGCTTGGCAGATCGCCAGCAGCATGACCGCTACTGCGACAGCATTCTTGCTTAGACTAAGACGCAAGGGAGATTAGTCGCTGCGTCGATCTACTGTGTAATTCACCCACGACGTCCGCATTTCGCCGAGAGAAAAGTCTGCTGGAACGTCCGAAATGAGGGCACAAAGCAGTCGCAAATATTCGCCTCTCTACGACAAGGCTTCAGCCGCCCTCGTGGCTGGAAGCCCCCCCAAAAAAACCTCACCCCTCCCGCAGCATCTCCCACACGGCCGCCACCAACTGCTTCAGATTATACGGCTTCGGGAGAAACCCGAACTTGGCGTCATCCGGCAGGTTTTTCGCAAAGGCGTCGTCGGCATAGCCGGAGACGAAGATGAATTTCAGTTCCGGATATTCCTTGCGCGCCTCGCGCAGCAGCGTCGGGCCGTCCATTTCCGGCATGACCACGTCGGAGACGACGATGTCGACCGCGCCTTCGAGCTTTTCCAGGATCTTCAGCGCATGCACGCCGGTATCGGCCTCGTGCACGGTGAAGCCGCGCATTTCCAGCATGCGCTTGCCCGAGCGGCGCACGGCGTCCTCGTCTTCCACCAAGAGCACCACGGCCGACTGGCCGGTGAGGTCCATATCCTCCTCGCGCGGGGCTTCGTTGTCGCTCTCATTGCCCTCGGAGAAGGCCGAGGCGATCGGCTGGCCCTTGTGGTCTTTCGGCGCTTCGACCGTTTCCTCTGTTCCGACGCGCACATGGCGCGGCAGGAGGATGATGAAGCGGGTGCCCTTGCCGACCTCGGAGACGGCGTTGAGGAACCCGCCCGACTGGGTGACGATGCCATAGACCATGGCAAGGCCGAGCCCGGTGCCCTTGCCCACATCCTTGGTGGTGAAGAAGGGCTCGAAGATCTTGTCCAGCACTTCCGGCGGAATGCCCGTGCCGGTGTCGGCGACTTCGATTTCCACGTAATCGCGTTCCGGCACCTCGCGCAGGCCAAGGCTCACGACCTCGCCGGCTGCGATATTGCGGGTGCTGATCGTCAGCGTGCCGCCGTCCGGCATGGCGTCGCGCGCATTGACGCAGAGATTGGTGATCACCTGGCCGAACTGGCCCGGATCGGTGCGCACCGGCCAGAGATCGCGGGCAAAATCGGTCGTCAGCCGGATATCAGATCCGCCGGTCAGCCGCTCGATCATCATCCGGTTGTCGCCGATGACGTCGTTGAGATCGACCACTTCCGGCCGCATGGTCTGCTGGCGCGAGAAGGCCAGCAACTGCCGCACCAGGCCCGAGGCGCGGTTGGCATTGCGCTTGATCTCGACCAGATCGGCGAATTCCGGGTCGGAGGCGCGCGACTGCAGCAGAAGATGATCGGCCGACAGGAGAATGGCCGTCAGCACATTGTTGAAGTCATGGGCGATGCCGCCGGCAAGAGTGGCGACGGCATTGAGCTTCTGCGTGCGCGCCATCTGCGCCTCGAGCGCCTTCTGCTCGCTGATCTCGATGACATAGACGAGCGCCACGGCATCCGGCCCGCAATCGCGCGCGGCATGGACGAAAACCCGGAAATGGCGGGCGTCATCGCGCGCATGGCGCACCTCGAAGGGGGCGATCTCGCCCTGCCCGTCGGCGGCAGCCGCCAGCGCGTCACGCGCCTTCTGCCGGTCGCCCTCCTCGATCAGCCCGCCGATTCCCGCGCCCCGGCCCACTTCCTCGCGCTTCAGGAGGTCGCTGAACATGGCCAGGAAACGCGCATTGGTGGTCAACAGGCGACCGTCGCGATCAAGCGTGGCAATCGCCATCGGCGTGTCGTCGAAGAAGCGGCCCTGTCCGGCAAGGCCCGTCTCGGCGTCCCTGCCTTCCTCGCGCTTCAGCACCACGGTGCGGCTTTCGGCCGGGTGGCCGTCGCGGCCTCCGGTCATGTCATGCAGCAAGGTCACCGGCATGTGACGCCCGGACGGCAGACGCAGCGAGGCCTCGACCGTCTCGCTCAACCGCTGCCCCGGCTCGGCCTCAAGCGTGTCGAGAAGGGTCATGCCCTCGCCGCCGATCACATCGGCAAGACGCACCGTCCCGGCGACGAAACCCGCCAGGTCGATGCCGAGCCAGCCGGCGAGCGTGGCGTTCAGATAGCGGATCTTGCCTTCGCCATCTGAGGTCAGAAAGCCGACCGGCGCATGATCCAGATAATCAATTACCTTCTGCAACTCCTTGAAATAGCGCTCCTGTTCCTGCCTCTCCTCGGTAATGTCGGAGATCTGCCAGATGTTGAAATTGCGGGTGTGGGCGCGGCTGTCGGTCACCGGAAAGAAACGGGCGCCGAGGCGGTACCAGCGCGCCTCCCCCTTGCCCGAAAGCGGGTGCGCCAGGCGGAACTCCTCCTGGTCGTCGTCGCCGCCGCGCACAGACTGCGTCAGCCTGTAGAGCACTTCGGAGCTCTCCGGCTCCTCCGACAGCAGGGCCTCTAGACTGGGCGGCAGGCCGCCATCCGTCGCGCCTGTCAGCCGGCCATAGGCCGCATTGGCGTAGACCATGCGGTCACGGTGGTCGGTAATGACAACGGCCTGGGGGAACTGATCCAGAAACGGACCGGCAAAGCTGTTCTGCCGGGCGCCGGGAAAGAGCTGGGCCAGGCCGGTCAGCACGGCAAGGCCGAAAAACACGCCGAGAACCGCGAAAAGCCCGAGGATCGCGAGCAGGATATCCTCCGGCAGATAGCCGCGATACTGATAGCCGATGGTGACGATCACCGCCAGAATGAGCAGAACCAGCGCAAGCTTGGCGACAACGCCGGAGCCGGGCCCTCGCCTGATGACGGGCTTGGCAGCCTTTTCGCTCTGTCGATCCATTGCAACCTCATCATCTGCGCTTTCCGGCGGTAAGTCACGGAAGCGCATATTCTCTGCATCTCTTCTTCTGCGGAAAAGGCGACCGACGCCCCTCCGCCCGGCATGCGCCAGGCCGCCCGCGAGGGGCAAGCTTTAGTCATTCTGACGCGTCAAGATAGGCTGAAATGCTTAAAATTGGGTATTGGACGGGCGAATCTCTACAGAGGACGGCGATGCCCTGCAGTTCTGCCTTGAAGGCGCCCGCCAAAAAGTTGATATTCCGGTCACAACGCGCTTGAAACCCTGGCGCGAAATACGAAACCGGCCACAATTGATTCCGGCTCCTTGAAGAAGACTGCCGAGCGAAAGACATATGATGGGAAACATGACCTTCAGCAACGCCATTTTCGATTTCCCGCTTCTGTCGCTGGGCGTCATCGTGCTGGCCGTTCTGGCGATCTGGTTCCTGCTGCGCCACAGGCCGCCATCCCCCTTCATCAAGGGCGGAAAGAACAGAAGGCCGCGGCTCTATGTCGTCGACGCTGCTGCCGTCGACGCGCGCAGGCGCGTCGTGCTTGTGCGGCGCGACAATGTCGAGCATCTGGTGATGATCGGCGGACCGAACGACATCCTGCTCGAAACCCGGATCCCGGCCCCCATCGGCACGCGCCACAGACCCGAAACGGCTCAGCCGCCGGCAAAGAGCGAGCAGCAGGCTCCGGCCAAGGCGCAGCCAGAAGCCGAGTGATTCGCCAACAGGACGAACACCGCAGGCGATCGCGGGAGACCCCGATCGCAATGGGCATCGCTGCGACAGCCGCAATATCAAACCAAAAGGCCGCGTCCTGATCGGGCGCGGCCTTTTGGTGTGTTCTGCTATTCGTCGCGGTAGACTTTCTCGCGTCGCTCGTGGCGTTCCTGCGCCTCGATCGACAAGGTCGCGATCGGCCGCGCATCCAACCGCTTCAGGCCAATCGGCTCGCCGGTCTCCTCGCAATAGCCGTAGGTCCCGTCGTCGATCCGCCGCAATGCCGCATCGATCTTGGAAATCAGCTTGCGCTGACGGTCTCTCGCCCGCAATTCGATGGATCGGTCGGTTTCGGAAGAGGCCCGGTCTGCGAGGTCCGGATGATTGGCGCTTTCGGCGGCCAGGTTATCGAGCGTTTCGCGGGCTTCCCGCAAAATGTCATTTTTCCAGGCGATCAGTTTCGCCCGAAAATAGGCCCGCTGGTTGGGATTCATGAACTCTTCGTTATCGGAGAGAACATAGCTACTAAGATCAATGTTCTTGTTCAAAGCCATTCTCCTGAACAACACCCCACGGGCGCTGTATATCCCAAACAAACCTGATAATTCAAGTCTCTGCTGTAAATTTGAGCAGCCCAATAAATGTTGAAAAAATAGGCCTGTTTTCCGGTTTTTCTGCGCGAAAAGAGGGCAACTGCCATAAAACATTCATCGAAGGCCGGCAACGCCCGGTTTTATGCGGCACACGGTCGATTCGTGTGTTCTCCGGCGCCTGCCTTGCCCGGATTGTGGCCGGGCGACGTGCCGCGCCGTTGCGGAATGGGCTGCGTCCGGCAATAAAAAAAGCAGGCGGGCTTGCCGAAATTTCGTGATAAGGACATGTTCGAACCCGCTGATCCGCCGGAAACGGCGGATTCCGCACCGCCGAAACCGCTTCATGCCGCTTCGAGATGAGCAATGTCGACGATCAGCCCTCACCCTGAACGGATCTATCTTTTCCGGCACGCGCAGGCCGTCTGGCCGGAACCGACCATGCGCGACTTCGAGCGCCCGCTGTCAAAGCGCGGCGTCGATGATGCCGCCGAAATCGCCCGCCGGATGAAGGCTGCGGGTTATGTGCCGGAGGTCATCCTTTCGTCCTCCGCGATGCGCTGCCGCCAGACCGCCGATGCGGCCTATCGCGCGCTTGATCGCATTCCCTCCTGCCGGTTCATCGACGATTTCTATCAGGCCGCGCCGGTCACCTATATCGAGGCGATTTCCGACCACGCCGACCGCCAGTCCGTGCTGATCTGCGGCCACAATCCCGGGATCGAGGAAACGCTCCTGATGCTCGTGGGCTACGAGGCCTTCAACGCCACCTGCCCCTATGGCTTTCCCACCGCCGGCATCGCCGTGCTCGACCATGCCGGCGCGCAGCAACAGGCCGGCGACGGAGCGCCCGAATGGAAGGTCACGGCTTTCCTGGCGCCGTGAACCAGCCGGCGGCATCCTGCCTTTCAACCCGGCCCGGCCCTGCCTATATTGCGGTCAGAACCGGAAAAGGAAGCCGATCTTCATGCCGATCCACACGTCGCTTGGCGACAATGCCCGCATAACGCTCGACACGATTTCCGATCGCGCATCCGATCTCATCCAGCCGACGCTGCGCCTGGGCGTCACCGGGCTTTCGCGCGCGGGCAAGACCGTGTTCATCGCCTCGCTCGTCCACAATCTTCTCCATCGCGGACGGCTGCCGATGTTCGAGGCCATGCGTTCGGGCCGGCTTTCAAATGTCAGCCTCGACGAGCAGCCGGACGACCAGATTCCGCGCTTCGACTATGAGAGCCATATCGACCGGCTGGTGGATGACAGGATCTGGCCGGAATCAACCCGTGCGATCTCCGAATTGCGGCTGACCATCGAATTTGAAAGCGCCAGCCGCTGGAACCGGATGTTCTCGCGCGGCAGAATCGCAATCGACATTGTCGACTATCCGGGCGAATGGCTGCTCGACCTGCCGCTTCTCGGCCAGGATTTTCGTACTTTCTCGGCTGAAACCGAGGCGCGCGCGCAAAGCGGCGCACGCGCGGCGCTTGCCCGAGGCTGGCTGGAGACCTGCAACGGTCTCGACTATGACGCGCCGGCAGACGAAAAGACGGTCAGGGCCCTGCATGAGACCTTCACGACCTATCTGACGGCCTGCCGGGCCGACGAGCACTCTCTTTCCACGCTGCCACCCGGCCGGTTCCTGATGCCGGGAGACCTTGAGGGGTCGCCGGCGCTGACCTTCGCGCCGCTTGCCGGTCTTGGCGAGGGCACGCCGAAACGCGGCTCGCTCGCCGCCCTGATGGAGCGCCGTTACGAGGCCTACAAGTCCGTGGTCGTCAAGCCCTTCTTCCGCAATCACTTCGCCCGTCTCGACCGTCAGATCGTTCTGGTCGACACGCTTCAGGCGCTGAGTCGCGGCCCTGAAGCGGTCGCCGACCTGGAACGCGCGCTCTGCGAGGTCCTCGCCTGTTTCCGGCCGGGCCGCAATAGCTGGCTCTCGTCGCTGGTGCGGCGGCGCATCGACCGGGTTCTGATCGCCGCGACCAAGGCCGATCACCTGCATCACGAAAGCCATGACCGGCTTGAAAAGCTGACGCGTCGCCTCGTCGACGATGCGGCAAAGACGATCGGCGCCTCGGGCGCCGGCATCGAGGTGATGGCGCTCGCCTCCGTCCGGGCCACCCGCGAGGCAACGGTCGAAAGCGGCGAAAGCCTGTTGCCGGTGATCGTCGGGACGCCGATGGAAGGTGAGAAGATCGGCTCGGAAACCTTTGACGGAAAACGGAAAACGGCGATCTTTCCCGGTGACCTTCCGGCCAATCCGGATGCCTTTTTCCGGCTGTTGCGGCGCGGCGGCAAGGCGCCGGACAATCTGGCGGATATCAATGCCGTGCGATTCCGTCCGCCGGAGATCGACATCGAGGGCCAGGAGGGGCGGCTTTCGATCCCGCATATCCGCCTCGACCGCGCCCTGCAGTTCCTTCTGGGAGACCGGCTGGCATGACACCCAATGATCCGCGCAAACCCGGCGCCTTCGACATCGAGGAAGAAAAGCGCGAAGCAGAGAGCGTCCAAAGGCGAAAGCCGCGTCATTTTGACGATCCGGACGTCAGGATGACGCCGGATGAGGAGGACCCCTTCCTGCGGGAAGCGGAAACCATCGCCGCCGAAGAAGACGAGCCGCCGGTCGCGACCATGAAGAAGCGCGGCTTCTCCTTCTCGAAACTGGCTGCCGCCGCCTTCGCCATCGTCCTGTCGCTGGCAATCGGGCTCTGGATCGACGATCTGGTGCGCAGCCTGTTCGCTCGCGCCCCATGGCTCGGCTGGCTTGCGCTCGGCGCGGTCATCGTCGGCGTCCTGGCCGCGATCGTGGTCGCGACGCGGGAGGCGATTGCGATCCTGAGGCTCGGCGCGATCCAGACCATCAAGCTGCGTATCGCCGAGGCCCACGCCGGCCGCGACGCGGAGGCCGCCCGCAAGGCCGTGGGCGAGCTGGCATCGCTTGTCGCCGGCAAGGCCGAAACCGCCCGCGGACGCAAGCGCCTCGGCGAACTCGAGGAGTCGATCATCGATGCCCCGCAATTGGTGGAATTTGCCGAGCGCGAAATGATGGCGCCGCTCGATATCAAGGCGCGCGCGCTGATCCTCAACGCCTCCAAACGCGTCTCCGTGGTCACCGCCATCAGTCCGCGCGCGGCGGTCGATATCCTCTATGTCTTCTACGAATCGATCCGCCTGATCCGCAACATGGCCGAGCTATACGGCGGGCGACCGGGTTCGATCGGTCTCTTCCGGCTGATCCGCGACGTGCTCGCACATCTTGCCGTCACCGGTTCGATCGCCGTCGGCGACAGCCTCGTGCAGCAAGTGCTCGGCCACGGGCTCGCCTCCAGGCTTTCGGCCCGGTTTGGCGAAGGCATGATCAACGGGCTGATGACGGCGCGCATCGGCATCGCCGCCATGGATCTCTGCCGCCCGATGCCGTTCACCGCCCTCAAGCGGCCGGGAATCGGCGATTTCATCAACGATCTCGGCCCGGGCGAGAAGCGCGATCTCTCAACTCCCTGACCGCCCATCCACCCGCGATGCGCGCAGACAAACCAAAGCTTAACGTTTCCTCTTCATTCTTGCCGCTCAACCGAAACCAGACCTGCCACGCGCAGTTGCCCGGAAACGCCAAGATGAAACGACGGCCAGCACCCCTGTTCAGTTCCGCGATGATCGCCGTAGCCTTCGTCGCGGCCCTGCCCGCAAACGCCGCCGCGGAAAGCGCCGACAGCGCCTTCTTCCGCAAGGTGGCGGGCAAATGGTCGGGCCCCGGCAAGATCGTCGAGGGTAAGATGAAGGGCACCCGCTTCCGCTGCGAACTCGACGGGCTTCCCATCGAGGGGGAGAAGGACGGGTTCAAGCTCGACGGCAAATGTCGCGCGGGCCTGTTTTCCCACCCGATGACCGCCGTGTTCATTCGCGAGGAAGACGGTTACCGCGGTCGCTTTCTCGACGGCGAGGACGGCGACGGCCTGGAGGTGACCGGCGGCTCGGTCGAAGACGGCAAGGCGGTGATCGAACTCAGACGCGAGGATGTCGAGGGCGCGCTGGTCACCAGCCTGAAAGGCCCGGAAGACCTCAACATCACCCTCCTGATCAAGGGCGGCACCCGCTACGTCCCGGTCATCGGGCTCTCGCTGAAGCGCCAGACGGACCCGCTTTCGGTCGGATCGATCGACTGATACGGCCTAGCTTTTCCACCAGTCCCCATCGTCGCTGACGGGATCGATGCCGCCCCTTTCCGCCTCATCACGCCATTCGACGACCGTGCGGCCCGCCACGACGAGGTCCGGAGCGATCTCGGAAAGCGGCACGAGCACGAAGCCGCGCTCG
This window of the Martelella lutilitoris genome carries:
- a CDS encoding YcjX family protein codes for the protein MPIHTSLGDNARITLDTISDRASDLIQPTLRLGVTGLSRAGKTVFIASLVHNLLHRGRLPMFEAMRSGRLSNVSLDEQPDDQIPRFDYESHIDRLVDDRIWPESTRAISELRLTIEFESASRWNRMFSRGRIAIDIVDYPGEWLLDLPLLGQDFRTFSAETEARAQSGARAALARGWLETCNGLDYDAPADEKTVRALHETFTTYLTACRADEHSLSTLPPGRFLMPGDLEGSPALTFAPLAGLGEGTPKRGSLAALMERRYEAYKSVVVKPFFRNHFARLDRQIVLVDTLQALSRGPEAVADLERALCEVLACFRPGRNSWLSSLVRRRIDRVLIAATKADHLHHESHDRLEKLTRRLVDDAAKTIGASGAGIEVMALASVRATREATVESGESLLPVIVGTPMEGEKIGSETFDGKRKTAIFPGDLPANPDAFFRLLRRGGKAPDNLADINAVRFRPPEIDIEGQEGRLSIPHIRLDRALQFLLGDRLA
- the cckA gene encoding cell cycle histidine kinase CckA, with protein sequence MDRQSEKAAKPVIRRGPGSGVVAKLALVLLILAVIVTIGYQYRGYLPEDILLAILGLFAVLGVFFGLAVLTGLAQLFPGARQNSFAGPFLDQFPQAVVITDHRDRMVYANAAYGRLTGATDGGLPPSLEALLSEEPESSEVLYRLTQSVRGGDDDQEEFRLAHPLSGKGEARWYRLGARFFPVTDSRAHTRNFNIWQISDITEERQEQERYFKELQKVIDYLDHAPVGFLTSDGEGKIRYLNATLAGWLGIDLAGFVAGTVRLADVIGGEGMTLLDTLEAEPGQRLSETVEASLRLPSGRHMPVTLLHDMTGGRDGHPAESRTVVLKREEGRDAETGLAGQGRFFDDTPMAIATLDRDGRLLTTNARFLAMFSDLLKREEVGRGAGIGGLIEEGDRQKARDALAAAADGQGEIAPFEVRHARDDARHFRVFVHAARDCGPDAVALVYVIEISEQKALEAQMARTQKLNAVATLAGGIAHDFNNVLTAILLSADHLLLQSRASDPEFADLVEIKRNANRASGLVRQLLAFSRQQTMRPEVVDLNDVIGDNRMMIERLTGGSDIRLTTDFARDLWPVRTDPGQFGQVITNLCVNARDAMPDGGTLTISTRNIAAGEVVSLGLREVPERDYVEIEVADTGTGIPPEVLDKIFEPFFTTKDVGKGTGLGLAMVYGIVTQSGGFLNAVSEVGKGTRFIILLPRHVRVGTEETVEAPKDHKGQPIASAFSEGNESDNEAPREEDMDLTGQSAVVLLVEDEDAVRRSGKRMLEMRGFTVHEADTGVHALKILEKLEGAVDIVVSDVVMPEMDGPTLLREARKEYPELKFIFVSGYADDAFAKNLPDDAKFGFLPKPYNLKQLVAAVWEMLREG
- a CDS encoding flagellar biosynthetic protein FliO; the protein is MTFSNAIFDFPLLSLGVIVLAVLAIWFLLRHRPPSPFIKGGKNRRPRLYVVDAAAVDARRRVVLVRRDNVEHLVMIGGPNDILLETRIPAPIGTRHRPETAQPPAKSEQQAPAKAQPEAE
- a CDS encoding SixA phosphatase family protein produces the protein MSTISPHPERIYLFRHAQAVWPEPTMRDFERPLSKRGVDDAAEIARRMKAAGYVPEVILSSSAMRCRQTADAAYRALDRIPSCRFIDDFYQAAPVTYIEAISDHADRQSVLICGHNPGIEETLLMLVGYEAFNATCPYGFPTAGIAVLDHAGAQQQAGDGAPEWKVTAFLAP
- a CDS encoding YcjF family protein, which produces MTPNDPRKPGAFDIEEEKREAESVQRRKPRHFDDPDVRMTPDEEDPFLREAETIAAEEDEPPVATMKKRGFSFSKLAAAAFAIVLSLAIGLWIDDLVRSLFARAPWLGWLALGAVIVGVLAAIVVATREAIAILRLGAIQTIKLRIAEAHAGRDAEAARKAVGELASLVAGKAETARGRKRLGELEESIIDAPQLVEFAEREMMAPLDIKARALILNASKRVSVVTAISPRAAVDILYVFYESIRLIRNMAELYGGRPGSIGLFRLIRDVLAHLAVTGSIAVGDSLVQQVLGHGLASRLSARFGEGMINGLMTARIGIAAMDLCRPMPFTALKRPGIGDFINDLGPGEKRDLSTP
- the dksA gene encoding RNA polymerase-binding protein DksA, with protein sequence MNKNIDLSSYVLSDNEEFMNPNQRAYFRAKLIAWKNDILREARETLDNLAAESANHPDLADRASSETDRSIELRARDRQRKLISKIDAALRRIDDGTYGYCEETGEPIGLKRLDARPIATLSIEAQERHERREKVYRDE
- a CDS encoding UvrD-helicase domain-containing protein, translated to MAWSEGLALGSPAYQIAASNNLRVRVVAGPGTGKSFAMKRRVARLLEQGIPPASILPVTFTRVAAEDLHRELISMDVVGSDRLTGVTLHSLAMRMLMRNHVLGATGRVPRPLNDFELEPLICDLMGAHGGKKTVKKFKQAYEAAWARLQHEQPGYVLDPADAAFQQDLLNWLHFHRAMLIGEVIPQLYQYLRNNPAAQERTEFQHILVDEYQDLNRAEQSVIELLSDEAHVCIVGDDDQSIYSFKHAHPDGIREWLVANSDADDLGLDDCRRCPTCVVEMANNLIGHNQIRPVPRALVSLPANGPGDVRIIQYQSLANEVNGVANIIAGMVTNGTPPGDILVLAQRGVIGTPIYEALVALQIPVRSYYAEAELDALEARRAFAKLKLLIDRDDRVALRWLVGIDGNNWHAAGYRRVRDHCEASGLTPWYVLEQIAAGNLSLPHTGGIVVAFNDLVMELTALEALPDLASIVDELFPDGQTTTRDIRQLSIDILAEMDMEEGAEGEEINGEFLARLQEAINQPDIPSEIQDVRIMSLHKSKGLSAPVTIIAGCIQGLLPKQPDNALPAAQQVLAMEEQRRLFYVGITRVKAAPNAGKPGTLILSYSQTMPVASALGAGITPAQTQYGIASLHASQFIAELGPAAPQPIAG